A genomic segment from Pseudomonas sessilinigenes encodes:
- a CDS encoding LysR family transcriptional regulator, producing MLDLRRLRYFLTVAEELHFGRAALRLHLAQPPLTRQISTLENELGFRLFDRTSRAVSLTPQGQHFLPYAQAVLEQVERAQVMADKLAAGSAGQLALGYASSIALSELFSQALQAFAQRFPQVQLTLVEGASVSQWGQIVDGRIDIGLSRMQPPEELSEIHTRSLGDEPLVAALASDSPLAARAEVNLAALSEYPLIQFPTGYGSGLNEAIEQLYRRNDLPLRPGPSGRQITSIIALVAAGQGIALVPSCTQTLARKGVTYRPVTDLGASAPLLVLTRSQGRSHLVEAFLGVIDELFEAQQATMRT from the coding sequence ATGCTCGATCTACGCAGGTTGCGTTACTTTCTGACCGTCGCCGAAGAGCTGCACTTCGGCCGCGCCGCCTTGCGCCTGCACCTCGCGCAACCGCCGCTGACCCGCCAGATCTCGACGCTGGAAAACGAACTGGGATTTCGGTTGTTCGACCGTACCAGCCGCGCGGTGTCCCTCACTCCCCAGGGCCAGCACTTCCTGCCCTATGCCCAGGCGGTGCTGGAACAGGTGGAGCGGGCCCAGGTCATGGCGGACAAACTGGCCGCAGGCAGCGCCGGGCAACTGGCCCTGGGCTACGCCAGCTCGATTGCCTTGTCGGAGTTGTTCAGCCAGGCGCTCCAGGCTTTTGCCCAACGCTTTCCGCAGGTTCAACTGACCCTGGTGGAAGGCGCGTCGGTCAGCCAGTGGGGGCAAATCGTCGACGGTCGTATCGATATCGGCCTGAGCCGGATGCAACCGCCAGAGGAGCTGAGCGAAATCCACACCCGGTCCCTGGGCGATGAACCCCTGGTGGCGGCGCTCGCCAGCGACAGCCCGCTGGCGGCCCGGGCCGAGGTGAACCTGGCAGCGCTGAGCGAGTACCCGCTGATCCAGTTTCCGACCGGCTACGGCTCGGGACTCAACGAGGCCATAGAACAGCTGTACCGACGCAACGACCTGCCCCTGCGCCCTGGCCCCAGCGGGCGCCAGATCACCTCGATCATTGCCCTGGTGGCGGCGGGCCAGGGAATCGCCCTGGTACCCAGCTGTACCCAGACACTGGCCCGCAAGGGCGTGACCTACCGGCCAGTGACCGACCTGGGGGCCAGCGCCCCGCTGCTGGTATTGACCCGCAGCCAGGGGCGCAGTCACCTGGTGGAGGCGTTCTTGGGGGTGATCGATGAATTGTTCGAGGCACAACAGGCCACGATGCGGACCTGA
- a CDS encoding MFS transporter, with translation MNLPQHHARLALFLCGCAAFLHLYATQGILQVLAQEFAVGTAEAGWSITLTTLGVALSAPLSTRLSSCFPQRTVIVLAALLLALPSVLLAGAGSLFQLLAWRLVEGLLIPLVFATSVAYIGDRWSGGTVTEVTSLYVAGTVLGGFAGRFVTGVATQYLGWREAFVVLAGLSVLIGLAIHRLLPANPPVPAGNTTRRAGLRELCSKPLLAAYGVGFCVLFSQVATFTYAGLYLSQPPFALGPAALGTLYSVFLLALVVIPVAGRLSRSRPQVELLAVAALLGVCGSALTLLSSLWLMVLGLALSSTGVFLAQAAANAFTSTRAGPNKARAVGLYLSCYYLGGSGGALVPALLWERWGWHGCVALIVMFQLLVLLIGWFGWRAPQPRRQLAG, from the coding sequence ATGAATCTGCCCCAGCATCACGCCCGCCTGGCCCTGTTTTTATGTGGTTGCGCGGCTTTTCTCCATTTGTATGCCACCCAGGGCATTCTCCAGGTACTGGCCCAAGAGTTTGCCGTGGGCACCGCGGAGGCCGGCTGGAGCATCACCCTGACCACGCTGGGTGTGGCGCTCAGCGCGCCTTTGAGCACGCGCTTGAGCAGCTGCTTTCCACAACGCACGGTGATCGTGCTGGCCGCCTTGCTCCTGGCACTGCCGTCGGTGTTGCTGGCTGGCGCTGGCAGCCTGTTCCAGCTGCTGGCCTGGCGCCTGGTCGAAGGCCTGCTGATTCCCCTGGTGTTCGCCACCAGCGTGGCCTATATCGGCGATCGCTGGAGCGGCGGCACCGTCACCGAAGTCACCAGCCTCTATGTCGCCGGTACCGTGCTCGGCGGCTTCGCCGGGCGCTTTGTCACCGGCGTCGCGACCCAGTACCTGGGCTGGCGCGAGGCCTTTGTGGTCCTGGCGGGTCTGAGCGTGCTCATCGGCCTGGCCATCCATCGCCTGTTGCCGGCCAATCCCCCCGTGCCGGCCGGTAACACCACGCGCCGGGCGGGTCTGCGTGAGCTGTGCAGCAAACCCTTGCTGGCGGCCTATGGCGTGGGGTTCTGCGTACTGTTTTCGCAAGTCGCCACCTTTACCTATGCCGGGCTCTACCTCAGCCAGCCACCCTTCGCGCTGGGGCCGGCGGCCCTGGGCACGCTCTACAGCGTATTCCTGCTGGCACTGGTGGTCATTCCCGTCGCCGGTCGCCTGAGCCGCTCCCGTCCCCAGGTCGAGTTGCTAGCGGTCGCGGCGCTGCTCGGCGTCTGCGGTTCGGCCCTGACCCTACTGTCCTCCCTGTGGCTGATGGTGCTGGGCCTGGCGCTGAGCTCCACCGGGGTGTTCCTGGCCCAGGCTGCGGCCAATGCCTTTACCAGTACCAGGGCCGGGCCAAACAAGGCTCGTGCGGTAGGGCTATACCTGAGCTGCTACTACCTGGGGGGCAGCGGCGGGGCTCTGGTCCCGGCACTGCTTTGGGAGCGCTGGGGCTGGCATGGCTGCGTAGCGCTGATCGTGATGTTCCAACTGCTGGTCCTGCTGATCGGCTGGTTTGGCTGGCGCGCCCCGCAACCCCGGCGGCAGTTGGCCGGTTGA
- a CDS encoding pentapeptide repeat-containing protein gives MQAQDGYFDITPEDLQDRSLAELVASQTLPVRGVGLDLSGQDLSRINLAGAHFERCSFSGSNLTAANLSNSQWLSCRAGQAILRSAVLTDARFERCDLNNTLWQRSKVAHVQFEGCKLTGANFADVSALGLVFSDCLLNSAMLSGISFYKAQLYKIDFSEADLTYCDFRKAVFVEGGSLSLARVNNARFDDADLREASLQGLRLVDAKLFKGAIISRSQAGMLLAGLGLTVL, from the coding sequence ATGCAGGCGCAAGACGGTTACTTCGACATCACCCCCGAGGATCTGCAAGATCGTTCCCTGGCCGAGCTGGTCGCCAGCCAAACCTTGCCCGTGCGTGGCGTAGGCCTGGACCTGAGCGGCCAGGACCTGTCTCGCATCAACCTCGCCGGGGCCCATTTCGAACGTTGCAGCTTCAGCGGCAGCAACCTGACCGCCGCCAACCTGAGCAATAGCCAGTGGCTCAGCTGTCGGGCCGGCCAGGCGATCCTGCGCTCGGCGGTGCTCACCGACGCCCGTTTCGAACGCTGCGACCTGAACAACACCCTGTGGCAGCGCAGCAAGGTCGCCCATGTACAGTTCGAGGGTTGCAAGCTGACGGGGGCCAATTTCGCCGATGTCTCGGCCCTGGGCCTGGTTTTCTCCGATTGCCTGCTCAACAGCGCCATGCTGTCCGGCATCTCGTTCTACAAGGCGCAGCTGTACAAGATCGATTTCAGCGAGGCCGACCTCACCTACTGCGATTTTCGCAAGGCGGTGTTCGTCGAGGGCGGCAGCCTGTCCCTGGCCCGGGTGAACAATGCCCGTTTCGACGATGCCGACCTGCGCGAGGCGAGCCTGCAGGGCCTGCGGCTGGTGGACGCCAAGCTGTTCAAGGGGGCGATCATTTCCCGTAGCCAGGCCGGCATGCTGTTGGCTGGCCTTGGGCTTACGGTGCTCTGA